A single region of the Silene latifolia isolate original U9 population chromosome 8, ASM4854445v1, whole genome shotgun sequence genome encodes:
- the LOC141595987 gene encoding cysteine-rich receptor-like protein kinase 25 yields MIKIVPSILFLLSLTSLILNVSLVICTLDTVVVMQLCSETVFHLNSSYEDNLNTLLSTLSLNSNQSNNNGYYATNTSSLGGRSINPEIIYGLYICRGDIPSKECNECVSVATQNISKVDCPSDKSAVVWYNKCMVRYSNNSFLGTVDESVSVPSRNKEDVSTDAQAYMDKAGEVLQSLADQMSNPTSAMTGDKRYFGTQVARLDDSIISVYTMVQCTPDLAPLDCQRCLQIITNDSPTKCGRSKGCRILNPSCNLRYEQYSFSELPMAPPPSVSPSSLAPLKAPAIPSSIGNFSTLPTGKRGTGTSRESLVLKIALGCLVLVLVILVVVFIVLLIMKGRRSTNAASSGNITMLGMNASQRPNFDNGYVTSVDSLEYDLATLEVATNSFSDDNKIGEGGFGGVYKGTLQNGVEIAVKRLSKGSNQGLEQFKNEVLLVAKHQHRNLVKLLGFCLTSNEMLLVYEFACNKSLDLILFDSNRRRRLGWPARYKIINGIARGLSYLHEDSRRRIIHRDLKASNILLDANMNPKISDFGLARFFSENQDQEHTARLAGTIGYMAPEYIDYGEISTKSDVYSFGVLVLEIISGKKIGNRQAGVVKNLLTYAWKHWNEDTIGRFVDECMEDAYNSEEVKRCIHLGLLCVQSETEQRPSMIKVVTYLNSNVDLPAPQQPTLISSVIVGSSSGTSDRQSGQSHKSRSSTRSISQSNLSAGRSSQSFTGEES; encoded by the exons ATGATCAAGATTGTCCCTTCAATATTGTTTCTCCTTTCTCTTACTTCACTAATTCTCAACGTAAGTCTTGTTATTTGCACTTTGGATACAGTTGTTGTCATGCAACTTTGCTCAGAGACGGTTTTTCATCTTAACTCGTCATATGAGGACAATCTTAATACCCTTCTTTCAACCCTTTCTTTGAATTCTAACCAAAGCAACAATAATGGGTACTACGCCACTAACACATCTTCCTTAGGCGGTCGCTCAATCAATCCCGAGATAATCTATGGTCTTTACATATGTAGAGGAGACATTCCTTCTAAAGAATGCAATGAATGTGTTTCGGTTGCCACCCAAAACATATCTAAGGTCGACTGCCCGTCTGACAAGAGTGCGGTAGTTTGGTATAACAAATGCATGGTTCGATATTCaaacaactctttccttggaaCCGTAGATGAATCTGTTTCTGTGCCTTCCAGAAACAAGGAGGATGTCTCGACTGACGCACAAGCTTACATGGATAAAGCAGGTGAAGTCTTACAGAGTTTGGCGGATCAGATGAGTAACCCAACGTCAGCCATGACCGGAGACAAGAGATACTTTGGGACTCAAGTCGCTCGACTTGACGATAGTATCATCTCCGTGTACACAATGGTGCAATGCACCCCGGATCTTGCTCCGCTTGATTGTCAAAGGTGTCTCCAAATAATCACTAATGATAGTCCAACAAAGTGTGGCAGAAGCAAGGGTTGTCGGATATTGAATCCTAGTTGTAATCTAAGGTATGAGCAATATAGTTTCTCTGAACTACCTATGGCTCCGCCACCTTCAGTGTCACCATCGTCATTGGCTCCTCTCAAAGCACCTGCTATTCCGAGTTCGATTGGCAATTTTAGCACTCTCCCAACAG GTAAAAGAGGCACGGGCACGAGTCGCGAATCACTTGTGCTAAAGATAGCCCTTGGATGCCTAGTGCTAgttttggtgattttggtggttGTCTTCATTGTTCTACTCATTATGAAAGGAAGGAGAAGCACTAATGCCGCAAGCAGTGGAAACATCACTATGCTTGGCATGAACGCAAGTCAACGTCCCAATTTTGACAACG GTTATGTTACGTCTGTTGACTCGTTGGAATATGACTTGGCTACACTCGAAGTCGCAACTAACAGTTTTTCGGACGACAACAAGATCGGTGAAGGCGGATTTGGTGGTGTTTATAAG GGTACCCTGCAAAATGGTGTAGAAATAGCGGTCAAAAGATTGTCTAAGGGATCTAATCAAGGTTTAGAGCAATTCAAGAACGAGGTGTTGTTAGTTGCTAAGCATCAACACCGAAATCTAGTCAAGTTACTCGGCTTTTGCTTAACATCAAATGAGATGTTACTTGTTTATGAATTCGCTTGTAACAAGAgccttgatttgattttgtttg ATAGTAATAGAAGACGACGTCTTGGCTGGCCTGCTCGTTACAAGATTATAAATGGCATTGCTCGAGGATTATCTTACCTCCACGAAGATTCTAGGCGTAGAATCATACATCGTGATCTTAAAGCTAGCAATATACTGTTGGATGCGAATATGAATCCCAAAATCTCAGACTTTGGTCTTGCAAGGTTCTTTAGCGAGAACCAAGACCAGGAACACACGGCAAGGCTTGCTGGGACTAT AGGTTACATGGCCCCGGAATACATTGATTACGGTGAAATCTCGACCAAATCAGATGTGTATAGCTTCGGTGTTTTGGTTTTAGAGATTATAAGCGGAAAGAAGATTGGCAATCGTCAAGCCGGGGTAGTAAAAAACCTTTTGACATAT GCATGGAAGCATTGGAATGAAGACACAATTGGAAGATTTGTAGATGAATGCATGGAAGATGCTTATAATAGTGAAGAAGTTAAGAGATGCATTCATTTGGGATTGTTATGTGTACAAAGTGAAACGGAGCAAAGGCCTTCCATGATAAAGGTAGTGACTTATCTCAATAGTAATGTGGATCTTCCAGCCCCTCAACAGCCTACGCTCATCTCGTCTGTTATTGTTGGATCTAGCTCGGGAACAAGTGACCGCCAATCGGGTCAGTCGCATAAATCTAGATCCAGCACCAGAAGTATCTCGCAAAGTAATCTATCCGCGGGGAGATCGTCTCAATCTTTTACCGGTGAAGAATCCTGA